From Phycisphaerae bacterium, one genomic window encodes:
- the crtI gene encoding phytoene desaturase, with the protein MSKNVRVIGAGLGGLSAAIALAQEGYAVTIHEKNAKIGGKLNVLKERGYSFDLGPSILTLPHIFARLFERSGKKMSAYIPIRPLRPHWRNFFEDGTAVDLYPEPDRMAAEARKVGEDPENVHRFLKYASNLYDLVNAGYFEQGLDTARDFSRFYGLRKFPQFDLLRTMHGGVRRFLKTRHMQDTFDYFIKYVGSSAYHAPAFMNCLPTIQFRYDLWYVDGGLYNIALGLQSLLDDLGITVCLRSEVTEIRKESGRVTGIVVAGGQFHPADIVVSNMEVIPAYERLLGEGKVFMRSLARFEPACSGLVLELGLDTQYPQLAHHNFFFSGNQREHFHTVFRRRQLPPDPTIYLVAASRTDPTVAPPGCDCLKILPHIPHVDDANPLTREAYLRFKERVIDKLERMGLQGLRRHVVFEHCWTPLDIREQYYSNKGAIYGVVADRFRNLAFKAPKQSTRYPNLFFVGGSVNPGGGMPMVVLCGLNVARKVVEWDRQRP; encoded by the coding sequence ATGAGCAAGAATGTCCGCGTCATCGGTGCGGGCCTGGGCGGCTTGTCGGCGGCCATTGCCCTCGCACAGGAAGGTTACGCCGTCACGATCCACGAGAAGAACGCGAAGATCGGTGGGAAGCTTAATGTCCTCAAGGAGCGGGGATACAGTTTCGACCTCGGTCCGTCCATCCTGACGTTACCGCACATCTTCGCCCGTCTGTTCGAGAGGTCGGGCAAGAAGATGAGTGCTTACATCCCGATCCGCCCGTTGCGCCCCCATTGGCGGAACTTCTTCGAGGACGGGACGGCCGTGGATCTCTATCCCGAGCCCGATCGCATGGCGGCGGAGGCCCGCAAAGTCGGGGAAGACCCCGAAAACGTGCACCGGTTCCTGAAGTACGCCTCCAACCTCTACGATCTCGTCAATGCTGGCTACTTCGAGCAAGGTCTTGACACTGCGAGGGACTTCTCGCGATTCTACGGACTCAGGAAGTTCCCGCAGTTCGACCTTCTTCGCACCATGCACGGCGGGGTGAGGAGATTCCTGAAGACGCGGCACATGCAGGACACATTCGACTACTTCATCAAGTATGTCGGCTCGTCGGCATATCACGCGCCCGCCTTCATGAATTGCCTGCCGACGATCCAGTTCCGGTACGATCTCTGGTATGTGGACGGCGGTCTGTACAACATCGCCCTGGGTCTCCAGTCCCTGTTGGACGACCTCGGCATCACCGTCTGCCTGAGAAGTGAGGTCACCGAGATCCGCAAGGAGAGCGGCCGTGTCACCGGCATCGTTGTTGCGGGTGGCCAGTTCCATCCTGCCGACATCGTGGTCTCGAACATGGAAGTCATTCCGGCCTACGAGCGGCTGCTCGGCGAAGGCAAGGTGTTCATGCGGAGTCTGGCGCGATTCGAGCCGGCCTGCTCCGGCCTGGTGTTGGAGCTTGGCTTGGATACCCAGTACCCCCAGCTTGCGCACCACAATTTCTTCTTTTCGGGCAACCAGCGAGAGCATTTTCACACCGTCTTCCGCAGACGCCAACTGCCGCCGGATCCCACGATCTATCTCGTTGCCGCGTCGAGGACCGACCCGACGGTCGCGCCGCCCGGCTGCGACTGCCTGAAGATTCTGCCGCACATCCCCCATGTTGATGACGCGAATCCGCTCACGCGTGAGGCCTATCTGAGGTTCAAGGAACGGGTCATTGACAAACTGGAGCGGATGGGGCTGCAGGGCCTGCGCCGACACGTGGTCTTCGAGCATTGCTGGACGCCGCTTGACATTCGCGAGCAGTACTACTCCAACAAAGGGGCAATCTACGGTGTTGTTGCCGACCGCTTCAGGAATCTCGCCTTCAAAGCACCGAAGCAAAGCACGAGATATCCGAATCTGTTCTTCGTCGGCGGCTCGGTGAACCCTGGTGGCGGCATGCCCATGGTGGTCCTGTGCGGTCTCAACGTTGCGCGCAAGGTGGTTGAATGGGATCGGCAACGACCTTGA
- a CDS encoding aldehyde dehydrogenase translates to MDFTSLITRQRAYFQTGATRSLGFRLGQLQNLYSAIESGEEALISALHRDLRKSPHEAYATEIGLVLGEIRHALHNLLSWAKPQRRRSSLLTWPARGLICPEPYGVALIIGPWNYPFQLLLAPLVGAIAAGNCVVLKPSEFAPQTAAAMARLIGTVFPDKYIAIVQGQRDVAEALLREKWDTVFFTGSTSVGRAVMAAAARHLTPVTLELGGKCPCLVCADAPLETVARRIVWGKFMNAGQTCVAPDHVLVDRHVSDKLVDSMKRVLREFYGDDPRNNPNYSRIVNRRHFDRLIGYLGSGRVLCGGEHDGGDLYIAPTVLTDVAMDAPVMQEEIFGPILPILEFTALDEVLTSLRDRSTPLALYLFTRNRAIQDRVLAGTRSGGVCINDTVSHIVGHNLPFGGLGESGMGAYHGRASFECFSHRRSVLRRSLAFDPKLRYPPPRFTLATLKRIYRFFM, encoded by the coding sequence ATGGATTTCACCTCACTCATCACCCGGCAACGTGCTTACTTCCAGACGGGGGCGACCCGTTCGCTGGGCTTTCGCCTCGGTCAGCTACAGAATCTTTACAGTGCAATCGAATCCGGCGAAGAGGCCCTGATCAGCGCGTTACACCGCGATTTGCGCAAGTCGCCGCACGAGGCCTACGCGACGGAAATCGGCCTCGTGTTGGGTGAGATCCGTCATGCCCTGCACAACCTGCTGTCCTGGGCCAAGCCGCAGCGCCGCCGAAGCTCGCTGCTCACCTGGCCGGCGCGCGGCTTGATTTGCCCCGAACCGTACGGCGTGGCTCTGATCATCGGACCGTGGAACTACCCCTTCCAGTTGCTGCTGGCCCCGTTGGTCGGCGCGATTGCCGCCGGGAACTGTGTCGTTCTGAAGCCCTCCGAATTCGCACCCCAGACCGCAGCCGCGATGGCACGACTCATCGGGACCGTGTTTCCCGACAAATACATCGCCATTGTCCAAGGTCAGCGCGATGTCGCCGAGGCGCTGCTCCGAGAAAAGTGGGACACGGTGTTCTTCACCGGCAGCACCAGCGTGGGTCGCGCGGTGATGGCCGCCGCTGCACGGCATCTCACCCCCGTGACCCTTGAGCTGGGCGGCAAGTGTCCGTGCCTTGTCTGCGCAGATGCGCCGCTTGAGACGGTCGCTCGTCGCATCGTCTGGGGCAAGTTCATGAATGCCGGTCAGACCTGCGTTGCGCCGGACCATGTTCTCGTGGATCGACACGTCAGCGATAAACTCGTCGATTCGATGAAACGGGTGCTGCGCGAGTTCTACGGCGACGACCCGCGAAACAACCCGAACTACAGCCGCATCGTGAACCGCAGGCACTTCGACCGACTCATCGGCTATCTCGGTAGTGGTCGAGTCCTCTGCGGCGGGGAACACGATGGCGGCGACTTGTACATCGCACCCACGGTTCTGACCGATGTGGCGATGGACGCCCCAGTCATGCAGGAGGAGATCTTCGGTCCGATCCTGCCGATACTGGAGTTCACCGCCCTGGACGAGGTACTGACATCTCTTCGCGACCGATCGACGCCGCTGGCCCTCTACCTGTTCACCAGGAACCGCGCGATACAGGATCGCGTGCTCGCGGGAACGCGGTCGGGTGGCGTCTGCATCAACGACACGGTGTCGCACATCGTCGGCCACAACCTGCCTTTCGGCGGTCTGGGCGAAAGCGGTATGGGAGCCTACCACGGCAGGGCGAGTTTCGAGTGTTTCTCGCACCGACGCTCTGTGCTGCGCCGTTCACTCGCCTTTGATCCGAAGCTGCGTTATCCGCCCCCACGATTCACGTTGGCCACCCTCAAGCGAATCTACCGCTTCTTCATGTGA